The Streptomyces cathayae DNA segment GTGCGAGCGTTCGCGCAGCACCGCGATCCGGTCGCCCAGCTTGATCGCCTCGTCGAAGTCGTGGGTGACGAAGACGATCGTCTTGTGCAGTTCGTGCTGCAGCCGGATCAGCTCGTCCTGGAGGTGGTCCCGGGTGATCGGGTCCACCGCCCCGAACGGCTCGTCCATCAGCAGGACCGGCGGATCCGCCGCCAGCGCCCGCGCCACCCCCACCCGTTGCTGCTGCCCGCCGGAGAGCCGGCGCGGATAGCGGTCGTGGAACTCGCCGGGGTCCAGACCGACCAGGTCCAGCATCTGCTCCACCCGGTCCCGCACCCGGGCCGCCGGCCAGCGCAGCATCTTCGGCACCAGCGCGATGTTCTGCGCCACCGTCATGTGCGGGAACAGCCCGCTGGCCTGGATCGCGTACCCGACCTGGCGGCGCAGCCGCACCGGGTCCATGTGGGTGACGTCCTCGCCGCCGATGCGGATGCGGCCACTGCTCGGCTCGATCAGCCGGTTGATCATCTTCAGCGTGGTCGACTTCCCGCAGCCGGACGGGCCGACGAGGATGACGGTCTCGCCCGCCCTGATCTCCATGCTGACGTCGTCGACCGCCGGCTGCGCACTGCCCGGGTACCGCTTGGTGAGGTTCTCCAGCTCGATGGGCGCCCCGGTGGCCGACGGCGCGGCGGCGGTTTTTGACGCTCCGGTCGCTCCGGCCGCCCCGGACGTCCTGGGGACCCCCGGCGTCGGTGGCTCAGACACGGATCCCCCTGGAGATGGTCAGCCGTCCGAGCAGGACGTACGCGGCGTCGAAGAGCAGCGCGAGGACGATGATCCCGAGGGTGCCCGCGAGGACCTGGTTGAGCGCGTTCTTGCTGCCCAGCGAGGCGATCCCGCGGAAGATCAGGTTTCCGAGGCCGGGACCGGAGGCGTAGGCGGCGATGGCGGCGATGCCCATCAGCATCTGCGTGGAGACCCGGATCCCGGTGAGGATCGGCGGCCAGGCCAGCGGCAGTTCGACCCGCGCCAGCCGGGCCGTCCGCGACATGCCGATGCCCGTGGCCGCGTCCACCAGCGACGGATCGACCCCGCGCAGGCCGACGATGGCGTTGCGCACGATCGGCAGCAGCCCGTACAGCGTCAGCGCGATCACCGTCGGCGGCACCCCGAGCCCCACCAGCGGGATCAGCAGGCCGATCATGGCCAGCGACGGGATGGTCAGCAGGGTCGAGGTGGCGGTCGTGGCCAGGTCGCCCGCCCAGTCGCTGCGGTACGTCGCGACCCCGATCAGCACCCCGAGCACGGTCGCCGCCACCATGCACTGGAAGACGACACTGGCGTGCTGGTACGCGTCGACGAGCAGCTGCTGGTGGCGGTTGCCCAGGTACTCCCAGAAGTTCACGTCCGCTCACCCCAGCTCGGCCAGGCCCGTCCGGTCAGTCCGGTGTGCCCCGGCCGCCCTGCGGCGGCTCGCGGAGCGCCGCCTGCTCCACCAGGGGGATGATCCGCAGCGGAACGGGGTTCTCCATCACGATCGCCGTGGCGGCCCGGACGATTCCATCAAAACCGACGACCCGGTCGATCACCCGTTGGAGATCGGCGTTGGAACGGGCCACGAGCCGGCACAGCATGTCCCCGCTGCCGGTGGTGGTGTGCAGCTCGAGGACCTCCGGCACACTCGCCAAGTGCTCCCGGACATCGGGTCCTTGACCCTGCCGGATCTCCAGCGTCGCGAACGCCGTGACCGGGTAGCCGAGGGCCGCCGGGTCCACCTGGGGACCGAACCCGCGGATGACTCCGTTCGACTGAAGCCGGTCCAGCCGCGCCTGCACCGTCCCCCGCGCCACCCCGAGCCGCCGGGACATCTCCAGCACCCCCGTCCGCGGCTCCCGCGCCAGCAGCACGATGATCCGGCCGTCCAGCTGATCGATCGCCACGGAGGCCTCCCGGTGCGTGGTGGTCATCCTGTACAGAAAGCCCGGTGAATCGGGCGTTCGACTGGACATCCTGCCCAGCGGATACGTGAACTATTGCGCACCTTGCAGGGCTGCATCACCCTGCCCCTATGACGCAGACCACACACCTCACTCCCGACGCGACCGCCCGGCAGGCCGACCCCTTCCCGGTCAAGGGAATGGACGCGGTCGTCTTCGCCGTGGGCAAC contains these protein-coding regions:
- a CDS encoding betaine/proline/choline family ABC transporter ATP-binding protein (Members of the family are the ATP-binding subunit of ABC transporters for substrates such as betaine, L-proline or other amino acids, choline, carnitine, etc. The substrate specificity is best determined from the substrate-binding subunit, rather than this subunit, as it interacts with the permease subunit and not with substrate directly.), yielding MSEPPTPGVPRTSGAAGATGASKTAAAPSATGAPIELENLTKRYPGSAQPAVDDVSMEIRAGETVILVGPSGCGKSTTLKMINRLIEPSSGRIRIGGEDVTHMDPVRLRRQVGYAIQASGLFPHMTVAQNIALVPKMLRWPAARVRDRVEQMLDLVGLDPGEFHDRYPRRLSGGQQQRVGVARALAADPPVLLMDEPFGAVDPITRDHLQDELIRLQHELHKTIVFVTHDFDEAIKLGDRIAVLRERSHIAQFDTPEAILTNPSDDFVSGFVGAGAALKRLNLTRVRDVGITDYPTVTVDDPLQQIFDMLRSSGSNEILLLDRRGRPYKWLRRGDLMRAKGSLARAGTLVQDTVTRNATLRDALEAVLTDSSGRVVVTGGRGTYQGVVDVETLMNSVHELLEADRLEAMEAQHELEGRRSDRTHAEQEGAGGEGGA
- a CDS encoding Lrp/AsnC family transcriptional regulator, producing MAIDQLDGRIIVLLAREPRTGVLEMSRRLGVARGTVQARLDRLQSNGVIRGFGPQVDPAALGYPVTAFATLEIRQGQGPDVREHLASVPEVLELHTTTGSGDMLCRLVARSNADLQRVIDRVVGFDGIVRAATAIVMENPVPLRIIPLVEQAALREPPQGGRGTPD
- a CDS encoding ABC transporter permease → MNFWEYLGNRHQQLLVDAYQHASVVFQCMVAATVLGVLIGVATYRSDWAGDLATTATSTLLTIPSLAMIGLLIPLVGLGVPPTVIALTLYGLLPIVRNAIVGLRGVDPSLVDAATGIGMSRTARLARVELPLAWPPILTGIRVSTQMLMGIAAIAAYASGPGLGNLIFRGIASLGSKNALNQVLAGTLGIIVLALLFDAAYVLLGRLTISRGIRV